In one Aricia agestis chromosome 21, ilAriAges1.1, whole genome shotgun sequence genomic region, the following are encoded:
- the LOC121737809 gene encoding ommochrome-binding protein-like produces MKFHKMLLWLLLLWKIPFYVCIYESRIILDNYRKPNNLVYHKYTDTLFFSHTMKSGDDFEIIAYDMQKNATAVLEVPGGYAIAYDKGNDDIYFGGHDGIYKYNYMLEQAEFFGEDKKSIWGMCIGTNFYYIQYPKQQLYVYRDDKFVPVAEAIGIEVDNFLVSKRSDIYYSNKTATFKVDAKTRDTVILSDEVKVRQIADDNNGDVYFCGTGGIYTEYKPNYNFNKIVDIEDVFGLTFDDNNNIIYSDDKAIYRLVPIT; encoded by the coding sequence ATGAAATTCCATAAAATGTTGTTATGGCTCCTCCTTCTCTGGAAAATTCCATTTTACGTCTGCATCTACGAATCCAGAATTATTTTAGACAATTACAGAAAACCAAACAATTTGGTGTATCATAAATATACTGACACATTATTCTTCAGTCACACTATGAAATCTGGTGATGACTTTGAGATAATCGCTTATGATATGCAGAAGAATGCCACTGCAGTTCTAGAAGTTCCCGGAGGATATGCCATAGCATATGATAAAGGCAACGATGACATATATTTCGGCGGCCACGACGGCATATACAAATACAATTATATGTTAGAACAAGCAGAATTCTTCGGTGAAGACAAAAAGTCTATTTGGGGTATGTGTATAGGaacaaacttttattatatacagtatCCGAAGCAGCAGTTGTATGTATATAGGGATGATAAGTTTGTCCCTGTTGCCGAAGCTATAGGTATAGAGGTAGACAATTTCCTCGTGTCCAAACGTAGTGACATATACTATTCCAACAAAACAGCTACTTTTAAAGTAGACGCCAAAACAAGAGACACCGTAATTTTGAGTGATGAAGTGAAAGTAAGACAGATAGCTGATGACAACAATGGTGACGTATATTTCTGTGGAACTGGTGGCATATACACAGAGTATAAgccaaattataattttaataagataGTAGATATAGAAGATGTTTTTGGCTTAACTTTTGATgataataacaacataatatattctgaTGATAAGGCGATATATAGATTAGTGCCCATAACCTGA